Proteins from a single region of Haloterrigena alkaliphila:
- a CDS encoding YbaB/EbfC family nucleoid-associated protein — protein sequence MSVQRKVRNTTNAAIFSRNYPTRLEEAVELGEVTHRASKVWRAAEVGVKKHGSMPLYYATRDREGMITHRGEITSIVIDPEPEDPEAERLEDLVSDDDTYSQHNSPPEGYARLDRTNYLVEDCRALEEPFHFTELHKLSDGTPLDEDYSYQPAYVYQHGTHPE from the coding sequence ATGTCTGTTCAGCGCAAGGTTCGTAACACGACGAATGCAGCGATATTTAGCCGGAATTACCCTACTCGACTCGAGGAGGCCGTTGAACTTGGCGAGGTAACTCACCGTGCATCAAAGGTTTGGCGAGCAGCCGAGGTCGGCGTCAAGAAACATGGATCGATGCCGCTCTATTACGCCACCCGCGATAGAGAGGGGATGATCACACACCGTGGGGAGATCACATCAATCGTCATCGACCCGGAACCGGAGGATCCTGAAGCAGAACGGCTGGAAGACCTCGTGTCGGACGATGATACGTATAGCCAGCACAATTCACCGCCTGAAGGCTATGCTCGGCTTGATCGAACCAACTACCTCGTAGAAGACTGTAGGGCACTCGAGGAACCGTTTCATTTCACGGAGCTTCACAAACTCTCTGATGGTACGCCGCTCGATGAGGACTACAGCTACCAACCTGCCTACGTCTACCAGCACGGAACACATCCCGAGTAA
- a CDS encoding PD-(D/E)XK nuclease family protein produces the protein MGEDILELDTERIEDFIDRYLELDRRAQQPYGVFSFLSGRREKKYQQTLKYFLDPHKPHGFGDTFLEVFLEVVDVPELNVAAQYVEIEEEVHIADESSDSRIDLVICGGQALDDHPDWAVFLELKVGADENENQTPTYTAADSWQFTWFDTTEINVDELDEATYVYVKKAVAEPPEDDEFDAVDWAAIAKTFEHRLQGSLFQYPNRSVIQFTDFIQSLQETENMDSPFKEDELTERLKLYFEYDDVIQQVEQAHRQFENDFDDVSKYLTAQWADKIRDRFRVTGSGWKIRSNDSPKWQGLMPEYWDQDPFGWDSTIALYFRIPSTTEQLRNQELSFRLRLPPQRKVHKQTFEGDGSFNAVFTEKCTGEYEDEIRGELEKLDVDEINLERASSLFTKNYDLDPENLVSSYFVQVTTAVDEFCSESPQLLTLMNSVFEESYEDVFGEPPAGEFSGSLSKRE, from the coding sequence ATGGGAGAGGATATTTTAGAGTTGGATACAGAGCGGATAGAGGACTTCATCGACCGGTATCTGGAACTCGATCGCCGAGCTCAACAGCCGTATGGCGTATTTTCATTTCTATCCGGGCGACGGGAGAAGAAGTATCAACAGACGCTTAAGTATTTCCTGGATCCACACAAGCCCCACGGCTTCGGGGACACCTTCCTAGAAGTGTTCTTAGAGGTTGTTGACGTCCCCGAGTTGAACGTTGCAGCCCAATACGTCGAGATTGAGGAAGAGGTACATATCGCAGACGAGAGCTCGGATAGCCGTATAGACCTCGTTATCTGTGGTGGGCAAGCCCTAGACGACCACCCAGACTGGGCGGTATTCTTGGAGTTGAAAGTCGGCGCCGACGAGAACGAGAATCAGACACCAACATACACCGCAGCAGACAGCTGGCAATTCACATGGTTCGACACAACCGAAATCAATGTCGACGAACTTGACGAGGCAACCTATGTCTACGTGAAGAAGGCGGTAGCAGAACCCCCTGAAGACGACGAATTTGACGCGGTTGATTGGGCGGCGATCGCAAAAACGTTCGAGCATCGACTCCAAGGCTCGCTGTTCCAGTATCCGAACCGGAGCGTCATTCAGTTCACTGATTTCATCCAATCGCTACAGGAGACCGAGAACATGGACTCACCATTCAAAGAAGACGAACTCACCGAACGCCTCAAACTATACTTCGAATACGATGACGTCATCCAACAAGTGGAACAAGCGCACAGACAATTCGAGAACGATTTCGACGACGTCAGCAAATACCTCACAGCTCAGTGGGCGGATAAAATCCGGGACCGGTTCCGTGTGACGGGGTCCGGGTGGAAGATTCGGTCTAATGACAGCCCGAAGTGGCAGGGATTGATGCCAGAATACTGGGATCAGGATCCGTTTGGCTGGGACAGTACAATCGCACTGTACTTCCGGATCCCATCTACGACCGAGCAACTGCGAAACCAGGAACTCTCGTTCCGGTTGCGGCTGCCACCGCAGCGCAAAGTCCACAAGCAAACCTTCGAAGGAGACGGGTCGTTTAATGCCGTGTTCACCGAGAAGTGTACGGGAGAGTATGAGGATGAAATCCGTGGAGAACTAGAGAAACTGGATGTGGACGAGATTAACCTGGAGAGGGCCTCCTCGCTGTTCACAAAGAACTACGACCTCGATCCAGAGAACTTGGTCTCGTCTTATTTCGTCCAAGTTACTACTGCCGTTGACGAGTTTTGCAGTGAGAGCCCCCAGTTGCTGACGCTCATGAACTCGGTCTTTGAAGAATCGTACGAGGACGTGTTTGGTGAACCACCGGCGGGTGAGTTCTCAGGTAGTCTGTCGAAACGGGAGTAA
- a CDS encoding DEAD/DEAH box helicase, with amino-acid sequence MTPNPNEDRDSGDKGKEPISPSNVTEVVQFSRSTLFTDLKFLSRDDNQRGVPPVSDEKLVEPDYAPAPALTTLGDKHEEHVVEQLAPMAGVVRVWEVAENAPDLSGHPDAVCDPDFSDDEIIETIERVARGSTHGPALLVNPDLNGWIDDFPINSEADIVVVWPAKPDDDTDAAVHIRAMDVKAGEEKPHHQLQAVFYSTIINKILDEGTDVEYDLTAGIIDGDTSINFLDYEELPSFNPASRREDIRRLLAEDGFLNEVFGREDVPMFELGKAAHESQYGEYFYIIAVEQQDISLLGLSLPEQMAYREQDLHTLKDVAALVEQPDDLRPYNDLPAVRDGYEDVVQELNGDLRVSEKMQLTAQRAQAKLGKLNPSHPLANREAGWKGKVWLQGSGKADLPNDDPPDSWDVDLPIPQDSLIRVYLNVEMDYINERTLMLSAAVDCGRLHPDDPDDDYDPRKNIISFSTAVDKIPEDESEYADIEGERLETFAEAAFTAIEQVASEINVDKEETSYHFYLHSEGERRSLTDALRRHDDRYACRILRDVLDLRGGIKDSVPHLEQSMVSVVQPALRNHCAFADPGYGIPHAHDQVAGYDKEFWQHTRAADDETVDLRDEFAYQFITRSAPGRRRADGSFEFVSDSEESHDVYYPTRARNRSQLPVEYFWGATDIDVPYEEWKDTEEGFEGLSNRFVWVDSSEEELPIYKGDIEELGERLALALRDIERDLKFCGKILNKDSTVEKHPLPANLPRLEVELGNRESRSLADCGSDVVDLEHEASLRELERRRDKPVLERIRTGRAIPVVVESFESDACDVVAEMAYDHRALDGENRELLEQACRVDGPFVTASKLSADSGELAVDTDEWSVSNAPRFSIENLDWDAGIIHLEGASKMWWRNDEYEQWYPTPRFGEPAENGYECTINEGDLLLLDEDDMTIGAARANHALNGADGNQLYDLIESIRTGSYTPADLVTSGFDTAGVEDFLNDLEEAAEASDNDEFVAPNKKQREFIEKTDVNLSLLQGPPGTGKTKGSLAPGLLSRASSRLANEEPFNGLIAAPTHTAIDEVLDETVHLHEWCLNEDVGDVEGVQLVRLDKNPSDGGNDDVRYLDTSNSSDMSWLVRALWTAKLDDVRSVIVFATPQSVFKLTKQLYDGNEAPSAAYSTSPQLFSLLAVDEASMMTLPQLFMASPLITEDAQTVIAGDHRQMPPVQQRGWIDEDRTPTIQSAAFLSALNFCRYLRGDDVERLKRHDLFDEDSPEADGIEFTRLRKTYRCHLDVTEFLRRWMYEQDGIKYVSDVDSTLETADGDVPDALHPVFEESPLILITHDDRGSQQRNETEANLVSRLCELVPGEEGVGVVTPHNAQKALIGARTGDNVDVDTVERFQGDERECIVVSAAVSDPSYLDLESDFIMNPNRLNVALSRMKKKLVVVAPESLFELVPQEKDAYQDAQIWKGLHATATKGGPATTGEGETTGTIFRVYTFDGYEEVSSDN; translated from the coding sequence ATGACACCAAACCCGAACGAAGATAGAGATAGCGGGGACAAGGGCAAAGAGCCCATTAGTCCATCCAACGTCACGGAAGTAGTCCAGTTCAGTAGGTCAACACTGTTCACGGACCTGAAGTTCCTCTCCCGTGATGACAATCAACGCGGGGTACCCCCCGTCTCCGATGAGAAGTTAGTGGAGCCCGATTATGCTCCCGCGCCGGCGCTCACAACGCTTGGCGACAAGCACGAGGAACACGTCGTCGAGCAACTCGCCCCCATGGCCGGAGTTGTCCGCGTCTGGGAAGTTGCCGAGAACGCGCCCGACCTCTCCGGGCACCCAGACGCAGTCTGTGATCCCGACTTCAGTGACGACGAGATCATCGAGACCATCGAGCGCGTCGCCCGCGGAAGTACCCACGGCCCAGCCCTGCTCGTTAATCCCGACCTCAACGGTTGGATCGATGACTTCCCGATCAACAGCGAGGCCGACATCGTGGTCGTCTGGCCGGCGAAGCCCGACGACGACACTGACGCCGCTGTCCACATTCGGGCAATGGACGTGAAAGCGGGCGAAGAGAAGCCTCACCATCAGCTTCAGGCCGTTTTTTACTCGACGATCATCAACAAGATCCTCGACGAAGGGACGGATGTAGAGTACGATCTCACGGCAGGCATCATCGACGGCGACACTAGCATCAACTTTCTCGACTACGAGGAGCTGCCGTCGTTCAACCCAGCGTCCCGCCGCGAGGACATTCGGCGGTTGCTCGCCGAGGACGGCTTTCTCAACGAGGTGTTCGGCCGCGAGGACGTGCCGATGTTCGAGCTAGGAAAGGCCGCCCACGAATCCCAGTACGGCGAGTACTTCTACATCATCGCGGTCGAGCAGCAAGACATCAGTCTCCTCGGCCTGTCGCTGCCCGAACAGATGGCCTACCGCGAGCAAGACCTCCACACGCTCAAGGACGTCGCCGCACTCGTTGAGCAACCGGATGACCTGCGCCCCTACAATGACCTGCCTGCCGTCCGCGACGGCTACGAGGACGTGGTGCAGGAATTGAACGGTGACCTGCGTGTCTCCGAGAAGATGCAACTCACCGCCCAACGGGCGCAAGCCAAACTCGGCAAGCTCAACCCGTCCCACCCGCTCGCCAACCGCGAGGCCGGTTGGAAGGGGAAGGTCTGGCTGCAGGGCAGCGGCAAGGCCGACCTCCCAAACGACGACCCGCCGGACAGCTGGGATGTTGACCTGCCTATCCCGCAGGACTCGCTGATCCGTGTCTACCTCAATGTGGAGATGGACTACATCAACGAACGAACTCTAATGCTCAGTGCCGCCGTCGATTGCGGTCGGCTCCATCCCGACGACCCCGATGACGACTACGACCCTCGCAAGAACATCATCTCGTTCTCGACGGCCGTTGACAAAATCCCGGAAGACGAGAGCGAGTATGCCGACATTGAAGGTGAACGTCTTGAGACGTTTGCCGAGGCTGCATTCACGGCCATCGAACAGGTCGCTAGCGAGATCAACGTCGACAAAGAGGAAACCTCGTATCACTTCTACCTGCACAGCGAAGGAGAGCGGCGTTCCCTTACGGACGCCCTGCGGCGGCACGACGACCGCTACGCCTGCCGCATCCTACGGGATGTCCTCGACCTGCGCGGCGGCATCAAGGACTCGGTGCCGCACCTAGAGCAATCGATGGTCAGCGTCGTCCAGCCCGCGCTCAGGAACCACTGCGCGTTCGCCGATCCGGGCTACGGCATCCCGCACGCCCACGACCAAGTCGCTGGATACGACAAGGAGTTTTGGCAGCACACGCGGGCCGCGGACGACGAGACGGTCGACCTTCGTGACGAGTTCGCCTACCAGTTCATTACCCGTTCCGCCCCGGGTCGCAGGCGGGCAGACGGCTCCTTCGAGTTCGTCAGCGACAGCGAGGAGAGCCACGACGTCTACTATCCAACACGGGCGCGGAACCGCTCACAACTCCCTGTCGAGTACTTCTGGGGAGCCACGGATATTGACGTACCGTACGAGGAGTGGAAAGACACTGAAGAAGGATTCGAGGGGCTCTCCAATCGTTTCGTCTGGGTCGACTCCAGCGAGGAGGAACTCCCCATCTACAAGGGGGACATCGAGGAACTCGGCGAGCGGCTCGCGCTCGCTCTCCGCGACATTGAGCGGGATCTGAAGTTCTGCGGGAAAATACTCAATAAGGACAGCACCGTCGAGAAGCACCCGCTGCCGGCGAATCTGCCACGGCTCGAAGTAGAACTGGGCAACCGCGAGAGCCGTTCGCTGGCCGATTGCGGCAGTGATGTGGTCGACCTTGAACACGAGGCATCGCTCCGTGAACTCGAACGGCGGCGCGACAAGCCCGTCCTCGAACGCATCCGCACCGGGCGGGCGATCCCGGTCGTAGTCGAGTCCTTCGAGTCGGACGCCTGTGATGTCGTCGCAGAAATGGCCTACGACCACCGCGCCCTCGACGGCGAGAACCGCGAACTCCTTGAGCAGGCCTGCCGCGTCGATGGCCCGTTCGTCACCGCCTCAAAACTCTCGGCGGACTCCGGCGAACTGGCTGTCGACACCGACGAGTGGTCGGTCAGCAACGCGCCCCGGTTCAGCATCGAGAACCTCGACTGGGACGCCGGCATCATCCACCTTGAGGGGGCCAGCAAGATGTGGTGGCGCAACGACGAGTACGAACAGTGGTACCCGACGCCCCGCTTCGGCGAGCCCGCTGAGAACGGCTACGAGTGTACCATCAACGAGGGTGACCTGCTCCTGCTGGATGAGGACGACATGACCATCGGGGCCGCCCGCGCCAACCACGCGCTCAACGGCGCAGACGGCAACCAATTGTACGACCTGATAGAGTCCATCCGCACCGGCTCGTACACCCCCGCCGATCTCGTGACAAGCGGCTTCGACACCGCCGGCGTCGAGGACTTCCTTAACGACCTCGAGGAGGCGGCCGAGGCCAGCGACAACGATGAGTTCGTCGCGCCCAACAAGAAGCAGCGGGAGTTTATCGAGAAGACCGACGTCAACCTGAGTCTCTTGCAGGGCCCGCCCGGAACGGGGAAGACAAAGGGATCGCTCGCACCGGGCTTGCTCTCCCGCGCCAGCAGCCGCCTCGCCAACGAGGAACCGTTCAATGGGCTCATCGCTGCGCCCACGCACACCGCCATCGACGAGGTACTGGATGAAACCGTCCACCTCCACGAGTGGTGCCTCAACGAAGACGTCGGTGATGTCGAGGGTGTTCAGCTCGTCCGCCTCGACAAGAACCCGTCGGACGGCGGGAACGACGACGTACGGTACCTCGACACCAGCAACAGCAGCGACATGAGCTGGCTCGTCCGGGCGCTCTGGACCGCCAAACTCGACGACGTGCGGTCGGTCATCGTGTTCGCCACGCCACAGTCCGTCTTCAAGCTCACCAAGCAACTCTACGACGGCAACGAAGCTCCATCCGCAGCCTACAGTACCTCGCCCCAGTTGTTCAGCTTGCTGGCCGTTGACGAGGCGTCCATGATGACGCTTCCACAGCTGTTCATGGCGAGCCCACTCATCACGGAGGACGCCCAGACGGTCATCGCGGGCGACCATCGACAGATGCCGCCGGTACAGCAACGCGGGTGGATCGACGAGGATCGCACGCCTACGATCCAGTCGGCGGCGTTCCTCTCGGCGCTGAACTTCTGCCGGTACCTGCGCGGCGATGACGTCGAGCGGCTCAAGCGGCACGACCTCTTCGACGAGGACTCGCCGGAGGCAGATGGCATCGAGTTCACGCGGCTGCGGAAGACGTATCGCTGCCACCTCGACGTCACGGAGTTCCTCCGCCGCTGGATGTACGAGCAGGACGGCATCAAATACGTCTCCGACGTGGACTCGACGCTGGAGACCGCCGACGGCGACGTGCCCGACGCGCTACATCCCGTCTTCGAGGAGTCGCCGCTGATCCTCATCACGCACGATGATCGCGGCAGTCAGCAGCGCAACGAGACGGAAGCCAACCTCGTCAGTCGGCTCTGCGAGTTGGTACCGGGCGAGGAGGGCGTCGGCGTCGTCACCCCACACAATGCGCAGAAGGCCCTCATTGGGGCCCGCACCGGCGACAACGTGGACGTGGACACTGTCGAGCGGTTCCAAGGCGATGAGCGTGAGTGCATCGTCGTCTCCGCCGCCGTCAGCGACCCCTCCTACCTCGACCTCGAGAGTGACTTTATCATGAATCCGAACCGACTCAACGTCGCGCTTTCACGGATGAAGAAAAAGCTCGTCGTAGTCGCTCCCGAGTCGCTGTTCGAACTGGTTCCGCAGGAGAAGGATGCCTATCAGGACGCCCAAATCTGGAAGGGCTTGCACGCGACAGCCACCAAGGGTGGCCCCGCCACGACCGGCGAGGGTGAGACCACGGGCACGATATTCCGTGTTTACACGTTTGACGGCTACGAGGAGGTGTCCAGCGACAACTGA
- a CDS encoding tyrosine-type recombinase/integrase has protein sequence MSEDGNHNLDPIDPSTAQQLYLDHKASQAMEKTVQGHRYRTNHFVRWCDEKGIDNMNDLTGRHIHEYRLWRKEDGDLNAVSLQTQMSTIRVFLRWCGSIEAVDPNLYTKVMVPQVPTEEQQRDELLEKDRAEEILSYLSNFSYASIKHVLLALLWETGIRIGAAKSLDLQDVDLEDEFLRFSHRPETGTPLKNGTGGERLVAISPGLAILLEDYIENTRPDQTDDTGREPLLTSRQGRLSRSSMRRYVYNITAPCFLDEECPDCAESTDAKCPEAVTPHAVRRGSITHFLTKDVPTEVVGDRMDVSRKILDKHYDRRSEEVKLEQRRSYLESAKLDSIKSDYDTKPERR, from the coding sequence ATGTCCGAAGACGGAAACCACAATCTCGATCCGATCGATCCGAGTACCGCGCAGCAACTATACCTCGACCACAAAGCGTCCCAGGCGATGGAGAAGACGGTCCAGGGTCACCGATACCGAACGAACCACTTCGTCCGCTGGTGCGACGAGAAGGGGATCGACAATATGAACGACCTTACGGGGCGACACATTCACGAATACCGCCTCTGGCGAAAGGAAGACGGAGACCTGAACGCGGTCTCGCTCCAAACGCAGATGAGTACGATCCGAGTGTTCCTGCGCTGGTGTGGGTCTATCGAAGCAGTTGATCCGAACCTCTACACCAAAGTCATGGTCCCACAGGTCCCTACGGAGGAGCAACAACGGGACGAGTTGCTAGAAAAAGACCGAGCAGAGGAGATTCTGTCGTACCTCTCGAATTTCTCCTACGCGTCGATCAAACACGTTCTGCTCGCCCTGCTATGGGAGACGGGAATTCGGATCGGCGCTGCCAAATCACTCGATCTGCAGGATGTCGATCTAGAGGACGAGTTCTTGAGGTTTAGCCACCGACCGGAGACGGGAACACCGTTAAAAAATGGGACTGGTGGCGAACGGCTTGTGGCGATCTCACCAGGTTTAGCGATCTTACTGGAGGACTATATCGAAAATACGCGTCCTGATCAGACCGATGATACCGGGCGTGAACCCCTGTTGACGAGTCGTCAAGGACGACTCTCTAGGAGTAGCATGCGCCGCTATGTCTACAATATCACAGCACCCTGCTTCCTCGACGAGGAGTGTCCTGATTGTGCGGAGAGTACAGACGCGAAGTGCCCCGAAGCAGTGACTCCACACGCGGTTCGACGAGGGAGCATCACCCACTTTCTAACGAAGGATGTCCCAACCGAAGTCGTCGGGGATCGGATGGATGTCAGCCGAAAAATCCTAGATAAGCACTACGACCGACGATCAGAGGAGGTAAAGCTAGAGCAGCGGCGCTCGTATCTCGAATCCGCGAAACTGGACTCAATCAAATCCGATTATGACACCAAACCCGAACGAAGATAG
- a CDS encoding NAD(P)/FAD-dependent oxidoreductase produces MDDNQSTAAVLGGSVSGLAAATGLLRIAEFDRVTVYERQEYDDKRVDCGEAINDTTLIPLPKTPENGFVNDVDGFQLRVYEGTDRSRDARPLAKSNVRCEPGYICERPVVERRWAEELEARGVEFRTGRSVSPDEYADIIESYDYVVDASGQPSLTLKANGDAREYTGDMVALNATVEGDFSAYANWPRIFFEGYVGYAWAFPKSDGHANVGIGWAGDRRPDDYVAALEAAAERNAFPVPDRADVNLATIPRGPSLDPDRVYDPEANVFLVGDAAGIANRYQGEGICQGIRSAYLAATLIANGTESAYPRKLYDLLRSEYRLARLMRGAWVEHEDPDLLASVADALEGLTIEDITRRPATVMRRVAKRPSAALELVADAGMLRRLYGAYTDSWEYATEREPDG; encoded by the coding sequence ATGGACGACAATCAGTCGACTGCGGCGGTGCTCGGCGGCTCCGTCTCCGGACTCGCGGCGGCGACGGGACTGCTCCGTATCGCGGAGTTCGACCGGGTGACCGTCTACGAACGGCAAGAGTACGACGACAAACGCGTCGACTGTGGCGAGGCGATCAACGATACGACGCTGATACCGCTCCCGAAGACGCCCGAAAACGGATTCGTCAACGACGTCGACGGCTTCCAGCTCCGCGTGTACGAAGGGACCGATCGATCGCGCGACGCCCGGCCGCTCGCGAAATCGAACGTTCGGTGCGAGCCGGGGTACATCTGCGAGCGCCCCGTCGTCGAACGGCGGTGGGCCGAGGAACTGGAGGCCAGGGGCGTCGAGTTCCGGACCGGGCGATCGGTCTCGCCCGACGAGTACGCTGACATTATCGAATCGTACGACTACGTCGTCGACGCGTCGGGTCAGCCGTCCCTGACGCTCAAAGCGAACGGGGACGCGCGCGAGTACACCGGCGACATGGTCGCGCTCAACGCGACGGTCGAGGGCGACTTCTCGGCCTACGCGAACTGGCCCCGGATCTTCTTCGAGGGGTACGTCGGCTACGCCTGGGCGTTCCCGAAGTCCGACGGCCACGCGAACGTCGGCATCGGCTGGGCCGGCGATCGGCGTCCCGACGACTACGTCGCCGCGCTCGAGGCCGCCGCCGAGCGGAACGCGTTCCCGGTCCCCGACCGGGCGGACGTGAACCTCGCAACCATCCCGAGGGGGCCCAGCCTCGACCCCGACCGCGTCTACGATCCCGAGGCGAACGTGTTTCTCGTCGGCGACGCGGCCGGAATCGCCAACCGGTATCAGGGCGAGGGGATCTGTCAGGGGATCAGATCGGCGTACCTCGCCGCGACGCTGATCGCGAACGGGACCGAGTCGGCCTACCCGCGGAAGCTGTACGACCTACTGCGGTCCGAGTACCGGCTCGCCCGGCTGATGCGCGGCGCGTGGGTCGAACACGAGGACCCCGACCTCCTGGCGTCCGTCGCGGACGCGCTCGAGGGGCTCACCATCGAGGATATCACTCGCCGACCCGCGACCGTGATGCGGCGCGTCGCGAAGCGACCGTCGGCCGCGCTCGAACTGGTCGCCGACGCCGGAATGCTCCGCCGGCTCTACGGTGCGTACACCGACTCGTGGGAGTACGCTACCGAACGTGAACCGGACGGCTGA
- a CDS encoding universal stress protein, giving the protein MYDRILVPTDGRESTERAIDEAIDLAVEHGAALHALYVVNSAAIAPGIDFDDLEGIGREAVDYVRDRATEAGVERVDGDVTHGLRHSAILQYADDREIDLVVIGRHRELDHLVRGSVSKRVSEEASVPVLIVE; this is encoded by the coding sequence ATGTACGACCGCATTCTCGTCCCGACCGACGGCCGCGAGAGCACCGAACGGGCGATCGACGAAGCGATCGACCTCGCCGTCGAACACGGTGCGGCGCTCCACGCGCTCTACGTGGTCAATTCGGCCGCGATCGCCCCCGGAATCGACTTCGACGATCTCGAGGGAATCGGCCGAGAGGCGGTCGACTACGTCCGGGATCGCGCGACGGAGGCAGGAGTCGAGCGCGTCGACGGTGACGTCACTCACGGCCTCCGCCACAGCGCAATTCTGCAGTATGCCGACGACCGTGAGATCGATCTCGTCGTCATCGGTCGCCATCGAGAACTGGACCACCTCGTTCGCGGGAGCGTGTCGAAACGCGTCTCCGAGGAGGCGTCGGTTCCGGTGTTGATCGTCGAGTAA
- a CDS encoding universal stress protein: MYSDVLLATDGSECARAATTHAVDLAATYGATLHALYVIETRIGYDSDIVDPATVEDDLRADGEAVLEAVETESRARDVTLVDRIRKGVPEREIADYVETADIDLVVLGERGKSAFKTVLLGSTSEALVRDLSIPVVLVSDGDDE; this comes from the coding sequence ATGTACTCCGACGTCCTCCTCGCGACCGACGGAAGCGAGTGTGCGCGCGCGGCGACGACCCACGCCGTCGACCTCGCGGCGACGTACGGGGCGACGTTGCACGCCCTCTACGTGATCGAAACGCGGATCGGCTACGACAGCGACATCGTCGATCCGGCGACGGTCGAGGACGACCTCCGTGCCGACGGCGAAGCCGTCCTCGAGGCGGTCGAGACCGAGAGTCGAGCGCGGGACGTGACGCTCGTCGACCGGATCCGGAAGGGCGTGCCCGAACGGGAGATCGCCGACTACGTCGAGACGGCGGACATCGATCTCGTCGTCCTCGGGGAACGGGGGAAGTCGGCGTTCAAGACGGTTCTGCTCGGGAGCACGAGCGAGGCGCTCGTGCGCGACCTCTCGATCCCCGTCGTGTTAGTTTCCGACGGCGACGACGAGTAG
- a CDS encoding metal-dependent hydrolase → MMATTHALWGMLLALPVLVLAPEHAPTAVAAGLVGGLVPDFDLYAGHRKTFHYPVYASTATVPAVAAALVSPTTTTVALAVGLAAAALHAVTDAAGGGLELRPWQGRSERAVYSHYHGHWIRPRRWVRYDGAPEDLALAGVAAVPLIIVADGPVTTFAAAMLAVSAVYVLLRKPLATLAASLAGRAPRPIAPYLPERYRET, encoded by the coding sequence ATGATGGCGACTACCCACGCTCTCTGGGGCATGCTGCTGGCGCTCCCCGTTCTTGTACTCGCGCCGGAGCATGCTCCCACCGCGGTCGCCGCCGGTCTCGTCGGCGGCCTGGTCCCCGACTTCGACCTCTACGCCGGCCACCGAAAGACGTTCCACTACCCGGTCTACGCGTCGACTGCGACCGTCCCGGCGGTCGCGGCCGCCCTCGTTTCGCCGACGACGACGACCGTTGCGCTGGCCGTCGGCCTCGCCGCGGCGGCACTGCACGCCGTGACCGACGCCGCCGGTGGCGGTCTCGAACTGCGACCGTGGCAGGGCCGTTCCGAACGGGCGGTCTACAGCCACTACCACGGACACTGGATCCGTCCTCGCCGCTGGGTTCGCTACGACGGCGCCCCCGAGGACCTCGCGCTCGCGGGTGTCGCGGCGGTCCCGTTGATAATCGTGGCCGATGGCCCGGTCACGACCTTTGCGGCCGCGATGCTGGCAGTGTCGGCCGTCTACGTCCTGCTGCGAAAGCCGCTCGCGACCCTCGCGGCATCGCTCGCCGGGCGGGCACCGCGACCGATCGCGCCGTATCTCCCCGAGCGCTATCGGGAGACCTGA